A genome region from Neptunomonas japonica JAMM 1380 includes the following:
- the hisC gene encoding histidinol-phosphate transaminase, which translates to MSKYWSEAIQSLTPYVPGEQPKGSNIIKLNTNENPFPPSPMVLEAIHQFDTDRLRLYPDPDASALKLSLAEHFNVKANQVFVGNGSDEVLAHTFMAFFRQPQPLLMPDISYSFYDVYCNLYGIEAKHIPLQDNFCIVLDDYAQANGGIIFANPNAPTGRALTLEKIEALLQRNTETVVVVDEAYVDFGAQTAINLVDKYPNLLVIQTLSKSRSLAGMRVGFAIGSAELIEGLERVKNSFNSYPLDMLAQATAIAAIKDNDYFVETTQQIITMREWTNQQLQSLGFKIIPSKTNFVFASHRYIEAAELMGFLRTNQILVRHFSRPGINNHLRITIGTEAEMQAMIDCLKRHPDIISL; encoded by the coding sequence ATGAGCAAATACTGGAGCGAAGCTATCCAAAGCCTAACACCTTATGTACCAGGTGAGCAGCCAAAGGGCAGCAATATCATTAAACTGAACACCAACGAAAACCCATTTCCACCCTCCCCAATGGTGTTAGAAGCGATCCATCAGTTTGATACTGATCGTCTACGTCTTTACCCAGACCCAGATGCATCTGCGCTTAAGCTATCACTCGCCGAACATTTTAATGTAAAAGCCAATCAAGTCTTTGTAGGCAACGGCTCCGATGAAGTACTCGCGCATACTTTTATGGCTTTTTTCCGCCAACCCCAACCACTATTGATGCCAGACATCTCTTATAGTTTTTATGATGTGTACTGCAATCTCTATGGTATTGAAGCCAAGCATATCCCTCTACAAGATAATTTTTGTATTGTGCTAGATGACTATGCCCAAGCTAATGGCGGTATTATTTTTGCCAACCCTAATGCACCTACAGGTAGAGCACTCACGCTAGAAAAGATAGAAGCATTACTGCAACGAAACACTGAGACTGTCGTCGTTGTTGATGAGGCCTATGTAGATTTTGGTGCACAAACAGCTATCAATTTAGTAGATAAGTACCCAAACCTTTTGGTTATCCAGACATTATCTAAGTCTCGCTCATTAGCCGGAATGCGTGTTGGCTTTGCGATAGGCAGTGCTGAGTTAATTGAAGGCTTAGAGCGTGTGAAAAACAGCTTTAATTCTTATCCATTAGACATGCTTGCACAAGCAACAGCCATTGCCGCTATTAAAGACAATGACTACTTTGTAGAAACCACTCAGCAGATCATAACGATGCGTGAGTGGACTAACCAGCAATTACAATCCTTAGGTTTTAAGATTATTCCATCTAAAACAAATTTCGTATTTGCTTCACATCGCTATATTGAAGCGGCAGAATTAATGGGCTTTCTAAGAACCAACCAGATATTAGTACGCCATTTCAGCCGCCCCGGCATTAATAATCACTTACGTATCACCATTGGCACAGAAGCTGAGATGCAAGCGATGATTGACTGTCTAAAGCGCCACCCCGACATAATCTCTCTGTAG
- the rarD gene encoding EamA family transporter RarD — MTESNRGLLLALFSYSMWGSFVLFFSLLKHIPATEVLLHRVIWSFLFVAIILTLSKNWGRAKTALLNRRLLLALFCSSLLIATNWGLYIWAVSVNRAVDASLGYFINPLVAICLGVIFFKESLAVYQKVAILVASLGVAYKIIGMGELPWIALTLAISFGLYGLVRKKTQVDTVTGLMIETILLLPFAVAYWLWLLFQGQQHFSISTDGALLILAGVLTALPLLAFSAAAHRLSLTILGFMTYLAPTLQLLSAVLILDEPFDDGDLITFSMIWLALLIFSGGAIWRRRKTPRSIA, encoded by the coding sequence GTGACAGAGTCTAACCGCGGCTTATTGCTTGCCCTATTTTCCTATTCAATGTGGGGAAGCTTTGTACTTTTTTTTAGCTTACTAAAGCATATTCCTGCCACCGAAGTACTACTTCATCGTGTGATATGGTCTTTTCTATTTGTCGCTATTATTCTCACGCTGAGCAAAAACTGGGGGCGCGCTAAAACAGCGTTACTCAACCGCCGATTACTCCTTGCACTTTTTTGCTCTTCACTACTTATTGCGACAAACTGGGGACTATATATTTGGGCCGTTAGCGTAAACCGTGCTGTTGATGCCAGCCTCGGTTATTTTATCAACCCTTTAGTGGCAATATGCTTAGGCGTTATTTTCTTTAAAGAATCACTGGCTGTTTATCAGAAAGTGGCCATTTTGGTCGCATCACTAGGGGTTGCTTACAAAATAATAGGGATGGGTGAGCTTCCTTGGATAGCTCTCACGCTCGCTATTAGCTTTGGGCTTTACGGGCTTGTTCGTAAGAAAACACAAGTAGATACAGTCACAGGACTCATGATTGAAACTATTCTATTGCTACCCTTTGCTGTCGCTTATTGGTTATGGCTACTATTTCAGGGTCAGCAACACTTCAGCATCAGTACAGACGGAGCTTTGCTTATTCTCGCAGGAGTCCTTACTGCATTACCTTTGCTGGCTTTTTCTGCCGCTGCTCATAGACTCAGCCTGACAATACTTGGATTTATGACCTATCTTGCCCCAACACTTCAACTGTTAAGCGCAGTGCTTATTTTAGATGAGCCTTTTGACGACGGGGACTTAATAACTTTCTCAATGATTTGGCTAGCACTACTTATATTTTCAGGCGGCGCTATCTGGCGCCGCAGAAAGACGCCAAGAAGTATTGCTTAA